The Cylindrospermum stagnale PCC 7417 genome segment CAGTCCTGACCACAAAATCGTCATAGCATTTTTCTTCAACGAACAGACGCGAACCGGCACAACAGCATTGCCCTTGATTAAAGAATAAGCCGTTATGGGCACCTGCAATTGCTGCATCTATGTCAGCATCGGCAAAGACGATGTTAGGACTTTTGCCACCGAGTTCAAGAGTAACCCGCTTGAGGTTACTTTTAGCAGATGCTTCCATGATTAGATGCCCTACCTCTGTTGATCCGGTAAAGGCAACTTTGTCAATATCCATGTGGCGTGCGATCGCATTTCCGGCTGTGGGCCCATACCCTGATAAAATATTCACCACACCAGGGGGAAACCCAGCCTCAATAATTAACTCACCTACTCGCAACGCTGATAAAGGTGTCTGTTCAGCGGTTTTGAGAACCACAGTATTGCCAGTTGCCAAAGCCGGTGCTAGCTTCATCGCCTGCATCATCAATGGGAAGTTCCAAGGTATAATCTGACCTACCACACCCACAGGCTCATGGCGAGTGTAGCAGAAGTACGACCCGCTAATTGGAATGGTTTTACCTTGCACCTTGTCAGCCCAACCTGCATAGTAGCGGTAGCAGGCGATGACGAATGACAAGTCGTTCAAAGATTCTTGCAGTGGCTTGCCGTTATCTAAAGTTTCCAACCGTGCCAACTGATCAGTATTTTGCTCAATTAGGTCAGCTAGCTTGTAGAGTAATTCACCGCGACGGGTGGCTGATATCTTTCTCCATTCCCCACTCTTAAAGGCATTACGGGCTGCTTGTACTGCCTGATCTACATCTGGGGCGTCTGCTTCTGCCACAGAGCAGATTACTTCACCGGTAGCAGGGTTGATAGTTTCAAATCGTCGCCTGCTTAAACTTTCTACCCACTCATTGTTAATTAGTAGCTGAGTTGGGCCGATTTTGACCTGTTGTTCTGGTACTGTTGCTGTAACCATCAGGTTCTCCTTAAGCTTTTTTAGAAAAAATTGCTTAAATCTATTAATTATGTTTGTTCAAATTCAACATCTCGGTGGGATTTGTTGATAAATTTTCACATCACGATTGAATTACTCACATCTTGCACCTAGCCCTAACGACTGGAAGTCGCGAGTTTACGGGCACACAAACGAAGTCCACCGACCTGGTCTAAGAAAAATGAAAGGTTTTAGAGCCTGCGTAGGCAGGCTTTGTTCTGGTAGCCGCGATTTTAATCGTCTGGTGCAAGATGTGAGATTACAGACTCCGCAGCCGGTTTAAAATATCGTCGATTCCTTGGTCGCTGATGACACAAATAGCCTTATCAAATTTGCTGAGGTTGTTGAGAATGCGATCGCTTAATTGTGGTGATTGTGAACCCATACCTTGATAAAAGACTAAAAACACAGGTTTGTCACTTTCTAGCAAATCCCAATAGGTTTGCAGTTCCGTCATTGTCGTTGGTGTGCCATCTTCGGACTTGGGACAGCCAGCTTTGACGATTTCCGTATAAATTTTAGATGCTGGGTTATTGGGGTCAATAAATTGGCTAGTATCGATGCAGATGAGGCGGATGGATTGACTGAGTATGCGATCGCTGTTAACGGCAGCTTGCAGGTTTTGGGGTGTAAAAGTCTCGCCAGGCGAATCTACATTTTCTGAGTTCTCCCCAGCGTGCAGTGCTTGATAAAAATCTGGGTAGGTTAGATTTTGGGCGCAGTGCCAAATGAGAGAGTAATATTTATTGAAGAGGTCAACATTACTTTTATAAATTTTAGCTGATAAACAATTCTTCAACACAGTGACAACACTCGCCATCTGTTCTTTTGTCAAAATATTCCCTAAGCTAGATGCCGCTTCGCGTTTGGTAGAGTTATCCACATTGGAGTCGGCGATTAACTTCACCAAGGCATCAATAGCTGTTTGGTTGCCAGAGCCAATTTCCCCTAAGCTAGATATCGCTCGGTATTTGGTAGAGTAATGCACATTGGAGTCGGCGATGAAGTTCACCAAGGCATCAATGGCTGTTTTGTTGCCAGAGCCAATTTTCTCTAAGCTAGATACCGCTTGGTATTTGGTATCGTCATCCACATTGGAGTCGGCAATTAACTTCACCAAGGCATCAATGGCTGTTTTGTTGCCAAGGTCAATTTCCCCTAAGCTAGATGCTGCTTGGTATTTGGTAGAGTCATCCACATTGGAGTCGGCGATGAAGTTCACCAAGGCATCAATGGCTGTTTTGTTGCCAGAGCCAATTTTCCCTAAGCTAGATGCCGCATCGCGTTTGGTATCGTCATCCACATTGGAGTCGACGATTAACTTCACCAAGGCATCAATGGCTGTTTGGTTGCCAGAGCCAATTTCCCCTAAGCTATATGCCGCTTGGTATTTGGTAGAGTCATCCACATTGGAGTCGGCAATTAACTTCACCAAGGCATCAATAGCCGTTTTGTTGCCAGGGTCAATTTCCCCTAAGCTATATGCCGCTTGGTATTTGGTAGAGTCATCCACATTGGAGTCGGCGATTAAGTTCACCAAGGCATCAATAGCCGTTTTGTTGCCAGGGTCAATTTCCCCTAAGCTATATGCCGCTTGGTATTTGGTAGAGTCATCCACATTGGAGTCGGCAATTAACTTCACCAAGGCATCAATGGCTGTTTGGTTGCCAGGGTCAATTTCCCCTAAGCTATATGCCGCTTGGTATTTGGTAGAGTCATCCACATTGGAGTCGGCGATTAAGTTCACCAAGGCATCAATAGCCGTTTTG includes the following:
- a CDS encoding aldehyde dehydrogenase family protein — protein: MVTATVPEQQVKIGPTQLLINNEWVESLSRRRFETINPATGEVICSVAEADAPDVDQAVQAARNAFKSGEWRKISATRRGELLYKLADLIEQNTDQLARLETLDNGKPLQESLNDLSFVIACYRYYAGWADKVQGKTIPISGSYFCYTRHEPVGVVGQIIPWNFPLMMQAMKLAPALATGNTVVLKTAEQTPLSALRVGELIIEAGFPPGVVNILSGYGPTAGNAIARHMDIDKVAFTGSTEVGHLIMEASAKSNLKRVTLELGGKSPNIVFADADIDAAIAGAHNGLFFNQGQCCCAGSRLFVEEKCYDDFVVRTVEKARQRIVGNPFDPQTEQGPQVDKDQFDKVMSYIESGMREGAQMLCGGNRVGEEGFFIAPTVFADVRDEMKIAQEEIFGPVMSIIKFKDIDEVIERANATMYGLAAGVWTQDITKAHAIANNVRAGTVWVNCYNVFDVAAPFGGFKQSGIGRELGEYGLQQYSEVKNVTIKL